The segment CCGGGGTTGGCGGTGCCCGCCTCAATGCGTTGGACATACCGCCGGTCGATCTCCGCGCGCTCCGCCAAATCCTCCTGTGTCAGATTCCTTCGTTGCCGGATGCGGCAGACGTTGCGGCCTAAAATGACACGGGGCGTCAATTTCACGCCCGGAAGGATGTGATAAATCCAGAAATTTTAGAGCGGACGGATTGTCGCTTTTTTTATTTTTTTGTTTGCCAATAGGTTTATTAACAGCTTGAATCCTTGGAAGGCACCGAACTCTTGGTTTCTAATTTCAGTCCTCTGATGAAAATGCCCTGCTCAAAGCTTTTATGCATCCATGTGACGGCTGTTTTCTTTGCCTTCCTCTGTGTCGGCAATCTGTTTTCCCAGCAGGTTGCTCCCGTTAAAGTTGAAACCCCGGCAATCAATTTCCAGGTGCTCGGATCGCAAAGGGTAAAAGTTGGCTTGCATTCGGTCATTTACAACCAGGTAGCGCCGCCAGTATTTCCGGCCCCTGCGGTTCAAGTGCAGCCTGCTCC is part of the Candidatus Methylacidiphilales bacterium genome and harbors:
- a CDS encoding helix-turn-helix transcriptional regulator — protein: MKLTPRVILGRNVCRIRQRRNLTQEDLAERAEIDRRYVQRIEAGTANPGFDIVVRVRCALRCSWESLLRGTR